The nucleotide window TAACGTAACTCGAGATATCAATTTAACTTAATCAACCCCAACGACAATCCCATAAAATATCgaaatgtttgaaaattcttaaatgtttcttttttttttctctctaaataacaataataaagtatgttaaatatttcaacatttataactcaaaattgtctgtaattttatatacatataaaaagagcaatagaataaaatttaaatcaataaaaagttttataaaatcacataaaataaactttaaattacatggaaccaataaaaaatataagatggcataaatcacaaaaataacatataaacaaaatcCATAAATCACAccaaataaaactaaattataggaaaccaatacaaaaatataaatacacctaaatataataaatcaacaacaacaataataataaaattaattttgcatttatCCATATTTGTTCCTTTattctctaaaatattttaaaatatataatgattacttatttattttatatgattttgcAATTTTGCAATTTGCAATTTGCATGGGTTTGTAATCTACCCATACCACGTGCTACACGTGGTAACAGATACGATACTCCTCCCCAGTCCCCAGTCCCCGTTCCCCATTCCCTACTCCCtctataaataatacaaagcTTTGTTAACCCAGTCTCTCAGCCCATTGTTTGCATGGCCATGGATACCCACCAAGCTTCAACTCCAACCACCACTACCATTTTGATGTTTCCATGGCTTGGCTATGGCCATCTCTCTCCTTACTTGGAGCTCGCCAAAGCTCTCTCTACAAGGAAAAACTTCCTCATCTATTTCTGCTCAACTCCTGTTAATCTCGACTCCATTAAACCAAAGCTAATTCCTTCTCCTTCCATTCAACTTGTGGAGCTTCATCTCCCTTCTTCTCCTGACCTTCCTCCCCATCTTCACACAACCAACGCCCTCCCTCCTCACCTTACGCCCGTCCTTTACCAAGCCTTCGCTGCCGCCGCCCCTCTTTTgagacaattttaaaaacactttcTCCACATCTCCTCATTTATGACTGTTTCCAGCCTTGGGCTCCTCGCTTAGCTTCCTCCCTTAACATACCCGCCATCCATTTCAACACCTCCAGCGCTGCCATCATTTCCTTTAGCTTTCACGCAACTCATCGCCCCGGTTCTAAATTCCCATTCTCAGATTTTGTACTTCACAATCATTGGAAATCCAAGGTCGACTCTAACCCTTCAGAACAGATCCGTATAGTCACAGAATCTTTTTTCGAATGCCTTAATAAATCTCGCGATGTAATTCTTATTAATAGCTTCAAAGAGGTGGAGGGAGAACACATGGATTATATCTTCCttttatcaaaaaagaaagtaatccCAGTTGGGCCATTGGTGTACGAACCAAGTGagaatgatgaagaagatgaagattatTCAAGAATTAAGAATTGGCTGGACAAAAAGGAAGCTCTGTCAACGGTTCTAGCGTCAATGGGAAGCGAAAGCTACGCATCggaggaagaaaaggaagaaatagtACAAGGGTTAGTAGAAAGTGAGGCGAATTTCATATGGGTTGAACGgattaataaaaaaggagATGAAGAACAACAAATCAGGAGAAGGGAATTGCTGGAGAAGAGTGGAGAAAGAGCAATGGTAGTGGAAGGATGGGCTCCGCAGGGGAAGATACAGAAGCATGGAAGCATTGGGGATTTGTAAGCCATTGTGGATGGAACTCTGTTTTGGAAAGTATTGTGTCTGGGGTTCCCATAATTGGAGTTCCGGTGTTCGGAGATCAACCGATTAACGCCGGAGTAGTGGAAGAAGCAGGGATCGGAGTAGAGGCTAAACGAGATCCTGACggaaaaattcaaagaaaagaaattgcaagACTGATCAAAGAAGTAGTGATTGAGAAAAGCAGAGAAGAATTAAGGATGAAAGTAAGAGAGATGAGTGAGGTTGTGAAGAGAAAAGGCGATGAGAAGATTGAGGAGTTGCTAACTCAAATCTCTCGCTTCTTtaacatttcataaacatcccgtttatatattataatcatCCAAATTTTAGCGCAAATAGTTTTCTTCAGGAATTTTTAATATGAGTAGATTTTACACAATATTTCCGACTTATACCAAATTGTTTTGTTAAGAATTTAagtgatagaatctaaaattaaaatgtccataattttttataaaaaaatacttttacttcatcattatgaaaattaaggtATATTTATCCATGAATTAATCGtaaggatatttttaaaaatagcaaaaattataatatttataagatatagcaaaattttagattttatccaCGATAGAAGCAAATCAATatctatcaatgtttattattgatagattctgaaaattttgctatatgataaaaatattttgtgttatttttgaCGAATCTCCtaatcataatatatttaagaattgCTTCTGAACaaattttattccaaatttgAATGTCACACAAATCTAATTGTatcaataaaagtaaatataaatacatgCAACGAATTTAAGACGGTTATCTACATGAAACATTTAGAACATAACAACATACTAAAAGATTTTATGTATAATATAGTTGTATAGAAGATTATAGATAGATATAGATTTAGGTTATAGGTATTACAATTAAAGGTAGTAATTCatagtatattttatataaataaaagaaatattttttaaaatagtaaaataaattaaaatatttacaagtcaTAGAAAATTTCACGGTTCATAATCTTCTATCACTACAGCATATCGTAATTTgcaaaatctactatttttaaaaattctccttaataaaataatttttttttcatgttctattatgttatttaaaacggctttaaaaagtaattttaaataaataaaaatttcaaaatccacTAGCATTACTTTTCTACACTTTGTCCATGTTTTCATAGTTCTTAAATATTAAGGAATTTCATATGAATGGCATTGGAATAATTAGCTAATTAGTATTAGGAATAAAGAGTATTATGATCTCCATGATAGTTCAAGctatatgttttgtttatcACTATGTATTCATCTTAgggtttaataattttaaaaaaaaattcacacaCCTTCAATTCTTTGTCGTGAATTTAGGTTGTTATTCGCTTCGAAAAATCGTTGGTAGATTGTATGTCACCGTTTTTCTTGAAGATCCAACTAGATCTTTTAAGTAAGAATTCTTGACTCCATGTGAAATTggtttttgtcaaaaaaaaaaaaaaaaaagttaggaGACATGGACAACGTTAGTGTTATTGAAatactagaaaaaaaataaaaatttgtatattattcAAGAATGATAGGATTGATAGGT belongs to Cucumis sativus cultivar 9930 unplaced genomic scaffold, Cucumber_9930_V3 scaffold120, whole genome shotgun sequence and includes:
- the LOC101220120 gene encoding LOW QUALITY PROTEIN: UDP-glucosyltransferase 29 (The sequence of the model RefSeq protein was modified relative to this genomic sequence to represent the inferred CDS: inserted 1 base in 1 codon; deleted 2 bases in 1 codon), which encodes MDTHQASTPTTTTILMFPWLGYGHLSPYLELAKALSTRKNFLIYFCSTPVNLDSIKPKLIPSPSIQLVELHLPSSPDLPPHLHTTNALPPHLTPVLYQAFAAAAPLLRQFKTLSPHLLIYDCFQPWAPRLASSLNIPAIHFNTSSAAIISFSFHATHRPGSKFPFSDFVLHNHWKSKVDSNPSEQIRIVTESFFECLNKSRDVILINSFKEVEGEHMDYIFLLSKKKVIPVGPLVYEPSENDEEDEDYSRIKNWLDKKEALSTVLASMGSESYASEEEKEEIVQGLVESEANFIWVERINKKGDEEQQIRRRELLEKSGERAMVVEGWAPQGKIQKHGSIXGFVSHCGWNSVLESIVSGVPIIGVPVFGDQPINAGVVEEAGIGVEAKRDPDGKIQRKEIARLIKEVVIEKSREELRMKVREMSEVVKRKGDEKIEELLTQISRFFNIS